The genomic interval TGTTGCCCGTCGGCACGTTGGAGATGCCGGTGGTCTCGCTGGCAACCTGGTCGAAGTTCTCGTCCAGCAGGCTGACCTGCACGCCCTCGAGGCCCTCGGACACATTGTCGCGCGAGGCATCGAGCGTGAAGGTAAGGGTGTCGCCGGCCTCGGCGCCCGCGTTGAAGGTCACGCTGCCGGTGGAGAGCGTGAAGTCGTCCTGCCCGGCCTCGGCCGCGTTGCCGCCCAGGTCGCTGCCGCTGGTGGCGAGCTGCAGCGTCGTGTCCTCGCTGAGCGCCTGGTTGGTCGTCACGGTGTAGGTGACCGTGCCGCCCTCGTCCACGACGTTCGGGCTGTCGGACAGCGAGAAGTCCTGCTGGGGCTCGACGGGGTCGCCGCCACGGCCGATGCCGGTCGCATCCCCAACGGTCACGTTGTTCGGATCGACGCTGTCGCCGTCGGCGAAGGTCTGCCCGCCGACCGAGACGGCCGGGCTGTCGCCGCTGCTGTCGATGCCGGCGTCGATCGTGCCGTCGGCGAACTGCAGCTGCGAGGCCGCGTTCGCGATGTCGTTGTTCAGCGAGATCGTGGAGGTCGTGCCGGTGACGGTGTCCGTGATCTCCAGGCCGAAGCCGCTGACCTGGAAGTCGTAGTCCGTCACGCTGCCGGCGAACTGAACGGTGTCGCCGTTCGCGGCGAAGTTCGTCACCTGGCCGGCGGTCTGCTGGTTCGCCTGAATCTGGATCGTCTCGGTCGCGGCGGTGCCGATGACGTTGAAGCCGTCGTGCGAAGCGCCGCCCAACGGCGCGGCAATCGGCGTGGTGCCGCCGTCGCCGTCGAGAATGAGCCTATCAACCATGGTTGCCTCTCCGTCTGTTGTGTCTTGGCCCAAACCTTATGCCTGGTCGCCAAGTCCGGACCCGTTCCGGCGTACCTGCCGCCGGACAAGGTCACGTCGTGTGACGGGCGGATTCCCCCCCGAGCGTGCGGAGCCGTATGGAAGTCCCCCCGAGTGGTGGGGCGTGCCCGCGCGGAGCACGCCCCGGTCGTCCGTGCCGGGTTACGCGAACCCGAGCGCGTCGTCGCCAAAGACGTTCTGGAACGTCGAGGCGTTGAAGATGTCGCCATCGGCGTCCTGGCCGATGTTGATCGTGGTCACGCTGGCCTGACCGGCCGAGAGCGTCACCTCGCCATCGGTCGTGTCGTTGTTGGTGACACCGATGTCGGCCAGCTCGTCGATGCCCTGGAAGAACAGCTGATCGCCGCTCTCGAAGTCATCGATCGTGAGGTTGGCGCTGCTGCCCGTGTCGAAGATGAAGCGGTCGTCACCACCGGCGCCGGACACCGTGGCGTCCTGGTTGCCGTTGATGTTCTCGCTGTCCGAGGTGCCGGAATCGACCGGATCCGGGCCGCCCTCGCTCGGCAGGGCCGGCAGGTCGCTGCCGCTGCCGTCGTCGCCGCTGCCGTCGTCACCGCTGCCGTCGGACGCGGGCTCGCCGAAGGCGTCCCCGTTGATGCCGAGGCCGCGGTCGCCGAACTGCGTTTCGAAGCTGGTGGTGTCGAAGATCTGCTGATCGACGGTGTTGGACAGGTTCGTGACCGTCACGGTCGCCTGACCGGCCGACAGCGTCACCTCACCGTCCTCGAAGCTGTTGTTCTGCACGCCGACGTCGCCGATCTGATCGACGTTGAAGAACAGCTGGTCGCCGTTGGCGAAGTCGTCGATCGTCAGGTCGGCGCTGGAGCCGGTGTCGAACGCGAAGCGGTCCTGACCGCCGTTGCCGGAGACCGTGGCGGACTGGTTGCCGTTGATGTTCTCGCTGGACGAGGTGCCGGCGTCGACCAGCTCCGGCCCGTCACCGCCGAAGGCCGGCGGGAGGTTCGGGAAGTCTCCGCCGTCATCGGCCGTGTCGTTGGAGACGCTGAAGGTGACCTCGGCCGAACCGGTGTTGCCGTCGTCGTCCGTCGCCGTGACCGTGGCGGTGAAGCTGTTGCTCCCCGTCTCGAAGTCGTTCAGGGCCGAGCCGGCGCCCGCCTCGGTCAGCGCCACGGTGCCGTTGGCGTCGATCGTGACGTAGTCGGCGATGTTGCCGTCGCCGCCCGTGACCTCGAGGCTGGTGATGGAGCCATCGTCGGTGGCCGTGATCTGGCCGATGCCGGCCCCGGCGGCGGCGTTCTCCTGGAAGGAGACGGTCTGGCCGCTTTCGACGGTCGGCGCGTCGCCGTCGCCGTCACCATCGCCATCACCGTCACCGTCGCCGTCGCCGTCACCGTCGCCATCGCCGTCACCCGGCGTGGTCTGCTCGTCGTCGGCGATGGTCTGACCGAGGTTGTCCTCGCTCGGGACGGAATCGGCGTTCTCGTTCACGCCGTTCAGCGCGTCCTGGCCCAGCTGGCGGTCGGCGTCGAGGTTGCCGTTGTCGCCCCACTCGCCGCCGTTGGCGTCCCAGGCGGCGGCGAAGTTGTTGGCCGCGTCCACGCGGTTGTTGTGCGCCTCAACGACCGCCTGGGCGGAACTCGACAGGATGCCGTCGTCCAGGCCCTGCAGCGTGCCGACCGTGTCGATCGCGCCGCCGATCGCCGCGGCGATGCCCTCGGGGCTGCCGTCGTCGTTGATGACGCTCTCGATGTCGTCACGCAGGCCCAGATCGCCCAGCGCCGTGGCGCTGCCGAACAGGTTGGTGGAGATCTGGTCGGCCAGCGTGGCCGTGTCGGCGTCGAAGTTCAGCGCGCCGCTGTTCTCGGTGTTCTGCAGCTCGTTGGACGTGGCGAACTGCTCGGCGACGGACTCGATGCCGTTGCTCTCGATCTCACCGGCCCAGAAGTCACGGCCGTCGGTCCGCGGCGCGCGGCCCAGGATGCCGACGAATAACGCCGTGGCCTGGTCTTGCGGTGTGCTCAAGTCTGCCATGGAAGGCCTCCTCTCGATGGTGCGCGTTGGCGCTCCCTGCCCCTTAGCGCGTTCCTCGCTGGCTCAGCGTGGCCATGCATGCTGCCGGTCGGCGTGCACCCTTCGGGGTAGCCCCAGCGCATGTATAGTAACTCTTTAACAGGGAGCGGCGTGGCGGGTCAATCGCGGTGGCGTGGTAAGAGTCTGCGGTGAGCATGTGCGCGACAACTTATACTTTTGCCCCCGAGTCCAGTGCGAACGGTAAAATGGTCATCGCCGCCGCGTAAACCCCCGCACAGCGACGATCCTTAACCGCATCCCGAAGGTTGGTTGCGCCGCACGCGCCTCGCAAGGGGGACCGGCGTGCGGCCCCGCCCGATGACGATTGGCCACAGCCGCTGCGCACGCCGCAATCACACGCGTGGTACGACGCGGGGCGTGATCACGCCGTCAGCGCTTCGACGCTGCCGATGCCGACGAGGCTGATGGCCCCGCCGTCGGCGAGATCGATCGTGATCGAGGGACTATCCGCCACGTCGAGCTGCGGCGTGAGGGCGTCGGCCTCCATGAAAATGACGCCCGGCATGAAGGCGAAGGCGTCCAGCTCCAGCTGGTCGCTTTCAAAGGCCACGACCGTCGGCAGGTCGCCGTCGTTGGCCTGCTGGAATTCCAGCGCGGTCTCGCCGGCAAAGGTCTCCTTGTCCAGGTAGAGGTCCTGGGCGTCGGCGCGGTTGTCGAAGACGTAATTCACGCTGCGCGTCAGCGCCGCCGCACGGTCTGCCGCCAGCTCGGCCAGCTCCGCAGCCGAGTCCGGATCGCCGCCGTGCCCGGGACTGTCACCGCCGGACTCCCCGTCCTTCGGCTCGTCGCCTTCCGGCCCGCCAGCGTCCGGCTGGTCGCCGCCACTTCCGGTCTCGTCGCCGTTTCCGGTGTCGTCGCCGGGGCTGATCCCGTGCCAGGGGGCGCCGGACTCACCGCTTTCGCCGTCCTCCCCGTCCGCCGGAGCGTCGCCGTTCGCCGGCGCGTCGTCTTCCCGGCGCTCATCGGGCAGCAGCGCGCGCAGCAGCGTGCGCGCGCCTTCCGCATCCAGGGTGACGCCCTGGAAGTCGATGGGATCGACTTGGAGCGAGTCGGCGGCGGTGAAGGTCGTCTCCGCTTGCGGCTGCGCCACCGCCAGCTGGCGTGCCGCGGGGCTCTCCGGCTCGGC from Limimonas halophila carries:
- a CDS encoding cadherin repeat domain-containing protein, whose amino-acid sequence is MADLSTPQDQATALFVGILGRAPRTDGRDFWAGEIESNGIESVAEQFATSNELQNTENSGALNFDADTATLADQISTNLFGSATALGDLGLRDDIESVINDDGSPEGIAAAIGGAIDTVGTLQGLDDGILSSSAQAVVEAHNNRVDAANNFAAAWDANGGEWGDNGNLDADRQLGQDALNGVNENADSVPSEDNLGQTIADDEQTTPGDGDGDGDGDGDGDGDGDGDGDGDAPTVESGQTVSFQENAAAGAGIGQITATDDGSITSLEVTGGDGNIADYVTIDANGTVALTEAGAGSALNDFETGSNSFTATVTATDDDGNTGSAEVTFSVSNDTADDGGDFPNLPPAFGGDGPELVDAGTSSSENINGNQSATVSGNGGQDRFAFDTGSSADLTIDDFANGDQLFFNVDQIGDVGVQNNSFEDGEVTLSAGQATVTVTNLSNTVDQQIFDTTSFETQFGDRGLGINGDAFGEPASDGSGDDGSGDDGSGSDLPALPSEGGPDPVDSGTSDSENINGNQDATVSGAGGDDRFIFDTGSSANLTIDDFESGDQLFFQGIDELADIGVTNNDTTDGEVTLSAGQASVTTINIGQDADGDIFNASTFQNVFGDDALGFA